The Ranitomeya variabilis isolate aRanVar5 chromosome 7, aRanVar5.hap1, whole genome shotgun sequence genome includes a window with the following:
- the GDPD3 gene encoding lysophospholipase D GDPD3 codes for MVRSLYYLVPVLGGYAATSYYLLKNPHILQKRKRLAFHCRHISHRGGAGEKIENTMEAFDNAVTHHTDLLELDCHMTIDGRVVVSHDGNLLRQTGHDVNIKDVRYEELPPYREHLEVTFFPGHISSGADHSIPLLEEVFRRHPDKPINVEIKEDSDELIRKVSDLVKKYQRTERTIWASTSDKVMKKCRKENPEMPFMFTPRRGAILLLLYYTGLLPFVDLPESVVETYMPSLINRTYFPSHSLMRSRFLVYLQDKLIMRKSLFQHLQARGIQVYLWVLNQDSDFRRALDCGVTGVMTDYPSKLHTFLQEYDGEQRTRGAEAPATSSGGEQQHM; via the exons ATGGTGCGCTCCTTATATTACCTGGTGCCAGTCCTGGGGGGCTACGCTGCCACATCCTATTACTTACTGAAGAATCCCCACATCCTGCAGAAGAGGAAGAGACTGGCCTTCCACTGCCGCCACATCTCCCACCGAGGGG GAGCCGGAGAGAAGATAGAAAACACCATGGAGGCATTTGATAA CGCTGTCACCCATCACACCGACCTCCTGGAGTTGGACTGTCACATGACTATAGACGGACGCGTCGTGGTGTCACATGACGGCAATTTATTACGGCAAACAGGACACGATGTGAACATAAAGGACGTGAGATACGAG GAGCTGCCGCCTTATCGTGAGCATCTGGAGGTCACCTTCTTCCCAG GTCACATCTCGTCAGGCGCAGACCACAGTATCCCTCTGCTGGAGGAGGTCTTCAGGAGACACCCGGATAAACCCATCAATGTGGAGATCAAGGAGGATAGCGATGAACTGATAAGAAAG GTGTCGGACCTTGTGAAGAAATACCAGCGCACGGAGAGAACCATCTGGGCCAGCACCAGTGACAAGGTCATGAAGAAATGTCGGAAGGAG AACCCAGAGATGCCGTTCATGTTCACCCCCCGCCGCGgcgccatcctcctcctcctctattaCACGGGGCTGCTGCCGTTCGTGGATTTGCCGGAGTCAGTGGTGGAAACGTACATGCCGTCCCTTATAAACAG GACGTATTTTCCCAGTCACTCTCTGATGAGGAGCCGCTTTCTGGTTTATCTACAGGACAA ACTAATAATGAGGAAGAGTCTATTCCAGCACCTCCAGGCCAGAGGCATCCAG GTTTACCTCTGGGTACTGAACCAGGACTCTGATTTCCGGCGAGCCTTGGACTGCGGGGTCACCGGGGTTATGACCGATTACCCCTCGAAGCTTCACACCTTCCTGCAGGAATATGATGGGGAGCAGAGGACTCGGGGGGCCGAGGCCCCGGCCACCTCGTCGGGAGGGGAGCAGCAGCACATGTGA
- the LOC143785334 gene encoding uncharacterized protein LOC143785334, with amino-acid sequence MRHLLAIHRSRLSSCHYKSGQVCYAGTCSAQLWTGLPLVDSLGKHGSGTKFPHPAGYYLSPPYCSPPGSPAATAPQISAQLENRELWEKFNTVGTEMILTKNGRRMFPEFSVSLSGLDPHGLYSLCVQAVPDGENRYKWRDRTWSMSSRAEPGPPTRLYLHPESPAPGHRWMERPVCFNKIRLTNNTLSQGGQIVLQSMHRYYLRLFIIPTSNNGPHARPASSISFPETSFIAVTSYQNPKLSLLKIEENPFAKGIKYFKSQQENSNPRKRHHRPGLDGDGSPVIKRHNESAAELTASQRDSRVESPGDENVERRLVSAERSGAEEEQRPEVTEKRQTPGEESPRDFPSLAKGRDRTHREATEDREERAHRTDSLIQWDPVTQSPLWAAPSALSAYSPRACPLGHRLALPPPSALAPFPPSASNLHPVAPYFMGSWASPPVRLSYPFSALNAPLLHQVCTPPWYLPPHTTSGGL; translated from the exons ATGCGTCACCTCCTGGCCATCCACAGGTCTCGTCTGTCCAGTTGTCACTACAAGTCCGGGCAGGTGtgttatgctgggacttgtagtgcgcaGCTCTGGACAGGTCTTCCGCTGGTAGATTCCTTGGGCAAACATGGCAGCG GCACAAAGTTTCCTCATCCCGCTGGATATTATCTCTCTCCGCCATATTGCTCTCCTCCGGGATCGCCAGCCGCGACCGCGCCACAAATCTCTGCCCAATTGGAAAACAGGGAATTATGGGAGAAGTTTAATACCGTGGGGACAGAAATGATACTGACCAAAAATGGGCG GCGGATGTTCCCAGAGTTTTCGGTCTCTTTGTCCGGCCTGGACCCGCACGGTCTCTACAGTCTCTGTGTCCAGGCCGTCCCTGATGGTGAGAACCGCTACAAGTGGCGTGACCGGACCTGGAGCATGAGCAGCAGGGCAGAGCCAGGACCCCCCACCCGTCTCTACCTCCACCCCGAATCCCCAGCCCCTGGTCACCGATGGATGGAGAGACCCGTCTGCTTCAACAAGATCCGACTGACCAACAACACCCTGAGCCAGGGAGGACAG atcgTCCTGCAGTCCATGCACCGTTACTACCTGCGATTATTCATCATCCCCACATCTAATAACGGACCCCATGCCCGGCCGGCCTCCTCCATCTCTTTCCCAGAGACGTCCTTCATAGCGGTCACCAGCTACCAGAATCCCAAG CTCTCCTTGCTGAAAATAGAAGAAAATCCATTTGCAAAAGGAATTAAATATTTCAAGAGTCAGCAGGAAAA caGCAATCCAAGAAAAAGGCACCACAGGCCGGGACTGGACGGAGATGGGTCCCCAG TTATTAAGAGACATAACGAGAGCGCCGCGGAGCTGACAGCCTCTCAGAGAGACAGCAGGGTGGAGAGTCCCGGAGATGAGAATGTGGAGAGACGTCTTGTATCAGCAGAGAGGAGCGGAGCAGAAGAAGAGCAGAGGCCGGAAGTCACAGAAAAGAGACAGACACCTGGAGAAGAGAGTCCCCGAGACTTCCCGAGCCTGGCCAAGGGCAGAGACAGGACACACAGGGAGGCTACAGAGGACAGAGAGGAGCGGGCACACAGGACAGACAGCCTCATACAGTGGGACCCCGTAACACAGAGTCCCCTGTGGGCAGCCCCCTCTGCGCTGTCAGCCTACAGTCCCCGCGCCTGCCCCCTAGGTCACAG ATTGGCTCTTCCTCCTCCTTCCGCTTTGGCCCCGTTTCCTCCCTCGGCCTCTAATTTGCATCCTGTTGCCCCCTATTTTATGGGCTCCTGGGCCTCTCCGCCAGTCAGACTGAGTTACCCCTTTTCTGCCCTGAATGCCCCCCTCCTGCATCAGGTGTGCACGCCGCCCTGGTATCTGCCCCCACATACCACCTCGGGGGGCCTCTGA